The following proteins are co-located in the Nocardia bhagyanarayanae genome:
- a CDS encoding YoaK family protein — protein sequence MKQPDEVRRRELFDAEARLSWVLAALAGMIGAAAFMHTAGYFVTFMTGNTERAVLGAFHDEPDLAVAAALLLTAFLSGVVVASWCRRHYWSGHPHGPTLLTTVCLALASIIDLALYSVTDTSRIDFVPILFVAFGVGALNTSFVKDGEVSVPLSYVTGTLVKLGQGIERHVSGGDYADWLGYFLLYLSFGLGALLGGLLSLLVAGWAMLITATVVCTLVTGYTYLHLDRHGPLPIERPGRSNDA from the coding sequence GTGAAACAGCCGGACGAGGTACGCAGAAGGGAACTCTTCGACGCCGAGGCCCGGCTCTCCTGGGTGCTCGCGGCGCTGGCCGGCATGATCGGCGCGGCGGCCTTCATGCACACCGCCGGCTACTTCGTCACCTTCATGACCGGCAACACCGAGCGTGCCGTACTCGGCGCGTTCCATGACGAGCCCGACCTGGCCGTCGCCGCCGCACTGCTGCTGACCGCGTTCCTGTCCGGCGTGGTCGTGGCCTCTTGGTGTCGCAGGCACTACTGGTCGGGTCATCCGCACGGACCCACCCTGCTCACGACCGTCTGCCTCGCGCTGGCCTCGATCATCGATCTGGCGCTCTACTCGGTCACCGACACCAGCCGGATCGATTTCGTTCCCATCCTGTTCGTCGCGTTCGGCGTCGGCGCTCTGAACACTTCGTTCGTCAAGGACGGCGAGGTCTCGGTGCCGCTCAGCTACGTCACCGGGACGCTGGTCAAGCTGGGCCAGGGCATCGAACGCCATGTCAGCGGCGGCGATTACGCCGACTGGCTCGGCTACTTTCTGCTGTACCTGTCCTTCGGGCTCGGCGCGCTGCTCGGTGGTCTGCTGAGCTTGCTCGTCGCGGGCTGGGCGATGCTCATCACGGCGACGGTGGTGTGCACGCTCGTCACCGGCTACACGTATCTGCACCTGGACAGGCACGGTCCACTGCCGATCGAGCGACCCGGCCGGTCGAACGACGCATAA
- a CDS encoding TIGR01777 family oxidoreductase — MAIECSSVVAAPRSEVFAWYARPGAFTRLAPPWHPVSPLAEAESLADGRAVLGLPGGLRWVAQHDPAGYLPPQRFVDAVATKGIASLPAARLLRWRHVHEFEEVDARHTRVIDRVRTPIPEFVLRPMFDYRYRQLADDLLAHHRAAEHGFGTATIAVTGASGLVGTALCAFLSTGGHRVLRLVRHPARTPGERRWNPVDPDPALFDGVDAVVHLAGASIAGRFTESHKRAIIDSRTKPTRKLAELAARSGLSTFVSASAIGYYGYDRGDETLTEEADRGDGFLAEVVADWEAATRPAEKAGVRTVRIRTGIVQSPRGGTLRLLRPLFTAGLGGRIGDGSQWLSWIALDDLVDIYHRALWDESLAGAINAVAPFPVHNSEYTEVLARVLHRPALLPVPDFGPALLLGKQGARELAAADQRVLPTRLVAAGHAFRTPGLDEALRHLLGRTRH, encoded by the coding sequence ATGGCAATCGAGTGCTCGAGCGTTGTCGCCGCGCCCCGATCCGAGGTCTTCGCCTGGTACGCGCGTCCCGGCGCGTTCACCAGGCTCGCGCCACCGTGGCATCCGGTCTCCCCACTCGCCGAGGCCGAGTCGCTGGCCGATGGACGCGCCGTGCTCGGCTTGCCTGGCGGATTGCGCTGGGTGGCGCAGCACGATCCCGCCGGTTACCTGCCGCCGCAACGTTTCGTCGACGCCGTCGCCACGAAGGGGATCGCCTCGCTGCCCGCCGCACGGCTGCTGCGCTGGCGGCACGTGCACGAATTCGAGGAGGTCGACGCCCGGCACACCCGGGTGATCGATCGGGTGCGGACGCCGATTCCCGAATTCGTGCTGCGCCCGATGTTCGACTACCGATACCGCCAGCTGGCCGACGACCTGCTGGCCCACCACCGCGCCGCCGAGCACGGCTTCGGCACGGCCACCATCGCGGTGACCGGCGCGTCCGGCCTGGTCGGCACCGCGCTGTGCGCCTTCCTGAGCACCGGCGGCCATCGCGTGCTGCGCCTGGTGCGGCATCCGGCCCGAACGCCCGGCGAACGACGGTGGAATCCCGTCGATCCCGACCCCGCGCTGTTCGACGGCGTGGACGCGGTGGTGCACTTGGCGGGCGCGTCGATCGCCGGACGGTTCACCGAGAGCCACAAGCGGGCGATCATCGACAGCCGGACGAAACCGACGCGCAAGCTCGCCGAACTCGCCGCGCGATCCGGTCTTTCGACGTTCGTCAGTGCCTCCGCCATCGGCTACTACGGCTACGACCGCGGCGACGAGACGCTCACCGAGGAGGCAGACCGGGGCGACGGCTTTCTGGCCGAGGTCGTCGCGGACTGGGAGGCGGCGACCCGCCCCGCCGAGAAGGCCGGTGTGCGGACGGTCCGTATCCGCACCGGCATCGTGCAGTCCCCGCGCGGCGGCACACTGCGGCTGCTGCGCCCGCTGTTCACCGCGGGCCTCGGCGGACGGATCGGCGACGGCAGCCAATGGCTGTCCTGGATCGCCCTCGACGATCTGGTCGACATCTACCACCGCGCGCTGTGGGACGAATCTCTCGCGGGAGCGATCAACGCCGTCGCGCCGTTCCCGGTCCACAACAGCGAATACACCGAGGTGCTGGCCCGGGTTCTGCACCGCCCCGCTCTCCTCCCGGTGCCCGACTTCGGCCCGGCACTGCTGCTCGGCAAGCAGGGCGCACGCGAACTCGCCGCCGCCGATCAGCGCGTGCTGCCGACCCGGCTGGTCGCGGCGGGGCACGCGTTCCGGACTCCCGGCCTCGACGAGGCGCTGCGTCATCTGCTCGGTCGAACGAGGCACTGA
- a CDS encoding MerR family transcriptional regulator: MPAGSASAPDAAGYTVRAVAERLGIPTATLRSWNRRYEIGPAQDRPGRHRLYTESDIALLERMLELIRGGASPAGAAAAARGPALARGDRTTLLAAAFALETGTVTALVESHVRAYGVVDTWEGLCRPAFAEIVARQGSGEGCIDVEHLLSWCVAAVMQRTNPPAGPAGTVLACTSGETHSLPLDVLRAALAEHGVGARMLGPDVPTAALVDALARQADPAAVLLWSQRESTALTSAVRACLAAGARVFLGGPGWDDVILPDAAVRVDTLTEAVDRLR; encoded by the coding sequence ATGCCCGCCGGTTCCGCCTCCGCTCCCGACGCAGCCGGATACACGGTGCGCGCGGTGGCCGAGCGTCTCGGCATCCCGACGGCGACCCTGCGCAGCTGGAATCGCCGCTACGAGATCGGGCCCGCGCAGGATCGGCCCGGCCGCCACCGCCTCTACACCGAGTCCGACATCGCACTGCTGGAACGGATGCTCGAACTGATCCGCGGTGGCGCGAGCCCGGCGGGCGCCGCCGCGGCCGCCCGCGGGCCCGCGCTGGCACGCGGCGATCGGACCACGCTGCTCGCCGCCGCGTTCGCGCTGGAGACCGGCACGGTCACCGCCCTCGTGGAATCGCACGTTCGCGCCTACGGTGTCGTCGACACCTGGGAAGGTCTGTGCCGCCCCGCTTTTGCCGAGATCGTCGCGCGGCAGGGCAGCGGTGAGGGGTGCATCGATGTCGAACACCTGCTCTCATGGTGCGTCGCGGCCGTCATGCAACGAACGAATCCGCCCGCGGGGCCCGCGGGCACCGTGCTGGCCTGCACCAGCGGTGAAACCCATTCGCTGCCGCTCGACGTGCTGCGGGCCGCGCTTGCCGAACACGGTGTCGGCGCGCGGATGCTCGGCCCCGACGTTCCGACCGCGGCGTTGGTGGACGCGCTTGCCAGGCAGGCTGATCCGGCGGCGGTGCTGCTCTGGTCGCAGCGCGAATCCACAGCGCTGACATCGGCCGTTCGCGCGTGCCTCGCGGCGGGGGCTCGAGTCTTCCTCGGCGGTCCCGGCTGGGACGACGTGATCCTTCCGGACGCCGCGGTGCGGGTCGACACTCTGACCGAGGCGGTCGATCGGCTGCGCTGA
- a CDS encoding lipocalin family protein produces the protein MDSRRTARWCARLATAVVAAAGVVAGTATAAPPAPVPSLELDRYLGQWRQLAAIPQFFNVACARDTTADYALDARGDIAVHNRCITWTGAVNEVRGTARVNDRATGAQLHVSFPGVLTQDQLDGPTNYIVTALGPDYSWALVTNPDRTAGFVLARDPALDPQSWSDVRAAIVAAGQDPCFYLTSPTTGGLSAIEPLCTT, from the coding sequence ATGGACTCACGCCGAACAGCACGATGGTGTGCGCGTCTCGCGACCGCTGTCGTCGCGGCGGCGGGCGTTGTCGCCGGAACGGCCACGGCCGCACCGCCCGCCCCGGTGCCCAGCTTGGAACTGGACCGCTACCTCGGCCAATGGCGCCAGCTCGCGGCGATCCCGCAGTTCTTCAACGTGGCCTGCGCACGGGACACCACTGCCGACTACGCGCTGGACGCGCGCGGGGACATCGCCGTGCACAATCGCTGCATCACTTGGACCGGCGCGGTCAACGAGGTCCGCGGCACCGCACGAGTGAACGATCGAGCCACCGGCGCGCAGCTGCACGTCAGCTTTCCCGGCGTACTCACCCAGGATCAATTGGACGGCCCGACGAACTACATCGTCACCGCGCTCGGCCCGGACTATTCGTGGGCGCTCGTGACCAACCCGGACCGCACCGCGGGCTTCGTGCTGGCCCGCGACCCCGCGTTGGATCCACAGTCCTGGTCGGACGTGCGGGCGGCGATCGTCGCGGCGGGCCAAGACCCTTGCTTCTACCTCACCTCGCCGACGACCGGCGGGCTGTCAGCGATCGAGCCGCTGTGCACGACGTGA
- a CDS encoding cryptochrome/photolyase family protein, with product MTTSVALFTRNLRVHDNPVLAAANRAGDTVVPLFVVDRDLVPDRCPPNRARFLAAALAELDDELRAIGGRLVLRRGDVVDEVDRVVAETRAASVHLAEDVSGYSRSRARGLRERLRDRDCRVDEHAATITAVDPELLVPSTGRDHFAVFTPYFRRWTEAHRRKPLGKPRALTLPRISGDPLPKPGDLCSGEPSPRLAVGGETTGRKLLRDWLSGPLTDYARLGDDLAADATSHFSPYLHFGCLSAAEAVHRVDMSAEGGRAFVRQLAWRDFHHQHLAARPAAAWHDYRARDIRWRDDPRAVDAWRDGRTGYPIVDAGMRQLRAEGWMPNRARLITASFLTKSLRVHWRIGAAHFLHWLVDADLANNQLNWQWVAGTGTDTRPNRVLNPLRQAKRYDPEGDYVRRWIPELAHLEGARIHLPWRADVDYPAPIIDCAGM from the coding sequence ATGACCACCTCGGTAGCGCTGTTCACCCGCAACCTGCGGGTGCACGACAATCCGGTGCTCGCGGCGGCGAACCGGGCGGGCGACACGGTGGTGCCGCTGTTCGTCGTCGACCGCGACCTGGTGCCGGATCGCTGCCCGCCCAACCGCGCCCGCTTCCTCGCCGCCGCCCTCGCCGAACTCGACGACGAACTCCGTGCGATCGGCGGGCGACTCGTCCTGCGCCGCGGTGACGTGGTGGACGAGGTCGATCGCGTGGTCGCCGAAACCCGCGCCGCCAGCGTGCATCTCGCCGAGGACGTGAGCGGGTACAGCCGGTCCCGCGCGCGAGGATTGCGAGAACGGCTGCGGGACCGAGACTGTCGCGTCGACGAGCACGCCGCCACAATCACCGCGGTGGACCCGGAGTTGCTCGTGCCGTCCACCGGTCGCGATCACTTCGCGGTCTTCACCCCCTACTTCCGGCGGTGGACGGAAGCGCACCGGCGCAAGCCCCTCGGCAAACCACGCGCCCTCACCCTGCCGCGAATATCGGGCGACCCGCTGCCGAAGCCCGGCGACCTGTGCTCGGGCGAACCCTCGCCTCGCTTGGCCGTGGGCGGCGAGACGACAGGCCGGAAGCTGTTGCGCGACTGGCTGTCCGGTCCGCTGACCGACTACGCGCGGCTCGGCGACGATCTGGCCGCAGACGCCACCTCCCACTTCTCGCCCTACCTGCACTTCGGTTGTCTGTCCGCCGCCGAGGCGGTGCACCGGGTGGACATGTCGGCCGAAGGTGGTCGGGCCTTCGTCAGGCAATTGGCCTGGCGGGACTTCCACCACCAGCACCTCGCCGCCCGGCCTGCGGCGGCCTGGCACGACTACCGCGCGCGGGACATCCGATGGCGCGACGATCCGCGTGCGGTCGACGCCTGGCGAGACGGGCGCACCGGATATCCGATCGTCGACGCGGGCATGCGCCAGCTGCGCGCCGAGGGCTGGATGCCCAACCGCGCCCGGCTGATCACGGCCAGTTTCCTCACCAAATCCCTTCGGGTGCATTGGCGCATCGGCGCGGCCCACTTCCTGCACTGGCTCGTCGACGCCGACCTCGCCAACAACCAGCTGAACTGGCAGTGGGTGGCGGGGACAGGCACCGACACCAGGCCGAACCGCGTGCTCAACCCACTGCGCCAAGCCAAGCGCTACGACCCGGAAGGCGATTACGTCCGGCGTTGGATACCCGAGCTCGCGCACCTGGAGGGGGCACGGATCCATCTGCCGTGGCGCGCGGACGTCGACTACCCCGCTCCGATCATCGATTGCGCCGGCATGTGA
- a CDS encoding DLW-39 family protein: MKILLTVGVVVAVLFGITKLRKRDEADLWHEVTTR, from the coding sequence ATGAAGATTCTCCTCACGGTCGGCGTCGTGGTCGCGGTTCTCTTCGGAATCACCAAGCTGCGCAAGCGTGACGAAGCGGACCTGTGGCACGAAGTCACCACCCGCTGA
- a CDS encoding DUF3566 domain-containing protein — MTTPNQPNDGHQTNGVTERIAPSPIPPRPIPRPGPGETGQPGGGQQGGQPQQNAGQQGDFGPGQGAPKQGAPKGAPESGGKQEGFDQETVRMGSPGESGGPDGAKPAPGGGQSQYKDGWSQLPQREPQSNLYRPGQAPVAGRPPADGGGGLGAGGGAAVGLNGGVTNARTTADLAAKAARKEAAMVKSVGIDGPTRSIARPELIKDMPDLSEIRHPLPHPEPVGVSPQAHVSPAAPVAVAAAVASGEPLRATVQIRRIDPWSTLKISLVISVALFFVWMLAVGLLYIVLEGMGVWERLNNTFTDMVSQDSGSVGLIDAGTVFGYAGVIGLINVVLFTALGTVGTFIYNQCCDLVGGIQVTLADPD, encoded by the coding sequence TTGACCACTCCGAATCAGCCGAATGACGGACACCAGACGAACGGTGTGACCGAACGGATCGCACCGTCTCCGATTCCGCCGCGGCCGATCCCCCGGCCCGGCCCGGGCGAAACCGGACAGCCGGGCGGGGGCCAGCAGGGTGGCCAGCCGCAGCAGAACGCCGGTCAGCAGGGCGATTTCGGGCCCGGGCAGGGTGCGCCCAAGCAGGGTGCGCCCAAGGGCGCGCCGGAGTCCGGCGGCAAGCAGGAAGGGTTCGATCAGGAGACCGTTCGGATGGGCTCGCCCGGTGAATCCGGCGGTCCCGACGGCGCCAAGCCCGCGCCGGGCGGTGGTCAGTCGCAGTACAAGGACGGTTGGTCGCAGCTGCCGCAGCGCGAGCCGCAGTCGAACCTGTACCGCCCCGGTCAGGCGCCGGTGGCGGGCAGGCCGCCCGCGGACGGTGGCGGCGGGCTCGGCGCCGGCGGCGGCGCGGCGGTCGGCCTGAACGGCGGCGTCACCAACGCGCGCACCACGGCCGACCTCGCGGCCAAGGCGGCGCGCAAGGAAGCGGCGATGGTGAAGTCGGTCGGCATCGACGGACCCACCCGCAGCATCGCGCGGCCGGAACTGATCAAGGACATGCCCGACCTCTCCGAGATCCGGCACCCGCTACCGCACCCCGAGCCCGTCGGCGTGAGCCCGCAGGCGCACGTCTCGCCCGCGGCTCCGGTCGCGGTCGCGGCGGCCGTCGCCTCCGGTGAGCCGCTGCGCGCCACCGTGCAGATCCGCCGCATCGACCCCTGGTCGACGCTGAAGATCTCGCTGGTGATCAGCGTGGCGCTGTTCTTCGTGTGGATGCTCGCCGTCGGCCTGCTCTACATCGTGCTCGAGGGCATGGGTGTGTGGGAGCGGCTGAACAACACCTTCACCGACATGGTGTCCCAGGACAGCGGCTCGGTGGGCCTGATCGACGCGGGCACGGTCTTCGGCTACGCGGGCGTCATCGGCCTGATCAACGTGGTGCTGTTCACCGCGCTCGGCACGGTCGGCACGTTCATCTACAACCAGTGCTGCGACCTGGTCGGCGGTATCCAGGTCACCCTGGCGGACCCGGACTAG
- the gyrA gene encoding DNA gyrase subunit A, which produces MTETTLPPNGGAGDRIEPVDIQNEMQSSYIDYAMSVIVGRALPDVRDGLKPVHRRVLYAMYDNGYRPDRGYVKSARPVAETMGNYHPHGDASIYDTLVRMAQPWSLRYPLVDGQGNFGSRGNDGAAAMRYTECRLTPLAMELLREIDHETVDFTPNYDGRSQEPVVLPSRVPNLLMNGSNGIAVGMATNIPPHNLNELAEAIYWALENYDADEESTLAACMERVKGPDFPTHGLIVGNQGINDAYTTGRGSIRMRGVVEIEEDNRGRTTIVITELPYQVNTDNFINSIAEQVKDGKIAGISDIHDESSDRAGMRIVVTVKRDAVAKVVLNNLYKHTQLQTSFGANMLSIVDGVPRTLRLDQMIRLYVDHQLEVIVRRTRYLLRKAEERAHILRGLVKALDALDEVIALIRRSANTDTARTGLMQLLEIDEVQATAILDMQLRRLSALERQKIVDDLAKIESEIADYKDILEKPERQRAIVRDELAEIVEKYGDERRTRIIAADGDVADEDLIAREDVVVTITETGYAKRTKTDLYRSQKRGGKGVQGAGLKQDDIVKHFFVTSTHDWLLFFTNKGRVYRAKAYELPEANRTARGQHVANLLAFQPDEKIAQIIQIKSYEDAPYLVLATKNGLVKKSRLSDFDSNRSGGIVAVNLRDEDELVGAVLCSADDDLLLVSAQGQSIRFSATDEALRPMGRATSGVQGMRFNAEDELLSLNVVRPETYLLVATSGGYAKRTAIEEYTAQGRGGKGVLTIQFDARRGTLVGALIVDDEDELYAITSGGGVIRTAAKQVRKAGRQTKGVRLMNLAEGDTLLAIARNADEPDQVDGGDDTGSSEQ; this is translated from the coding sequence ATGACTGAGACAACGCTGCCCCCGAACGGTGGTGCAGGCGACCGGATCGAGCCGGTCGACATCCAGAACGAAATGCAGAGCAGCTACATCGATTACGCGATGAGCGTGATCGTGGGCCGCGCGCTGCCCGACGTGCGCGACGGCCTGAAGCCGGTGCACCGGCGCGTGCTCTACGCGATGTACGACAACGGGTACCGCCCGGACCGCGGCTACGTGAAGTCCGCGCGCCCGGTCGCGGAGACCATGGGTAACTATCACCCGCACGGTGACGCGTCGATCTACGACACCCTGGTCCGCATGGCGCAGCCGTGGTCGCTGCGCTACCCGCTGGTCGACGGCCAGGGCAACTTCGGTTCCCGCGGCAACGACGGCGCGGCCGCCATGCGATACACCGAGTGCCGCCTGACGCCGCTCGCGATGGAGCTGCTGCGCGAGATCGACCACGAGACGGTCGATTTCACGCCGAACTACGACGGTCGTTCGCAGGAGCCGGTGGTTCTCCCCAGCCGGGTGCCGAACCTGTTGATGAACGGCTCCAACGGCATCGCGGTCGGTATGGCGACCAACATTCCGCCGCACAACCTGAACGAGCTCGCCGAGGCGATCTACTGGGCGCTGGAGAACTACGACGCCGACGAGGAGAGCACCCTCGCCGCGTGCATGGAACGGGTCAAGGGCCCGGACTTCCCGACGCACGGCCTGATCGTCGGCAACCAGGGCATCAACGACGCCTACACCACCGGCCGCGGCTCGATCCGCATGCGCGGTGTGGTGGAGATCGAAGAGGACAACCGCGGTCGCACCACGATCGTCATCACCGAGCTGCCGTATCAGGTCAACACCGACAACTTCATCAACTCGATCGCCGAGCAGGTGAAGGACGGCAAGATCGCGGGTATCTCGGATATCCACGACGAGTCCTCCGACCGTGCGGGCATGCGAATCGTGGTGACGGTCAAGCGCGATGCCGTCGCCAAGGTGGTGCTGAACAACCTCTACAAGCACACCCAGCTGCAGACCAGCTTCGGCGCCAACATGCTGTCCATCGTCGACGGCGTGCCGCGCACGCTGCGCTTGGACCAGATGATCCGGCTCTATGTCGATCATCAGTTGGAAGTCATCGTCCGGCGTACCCGCTACCTGCTGCGCAAGGCCGAGGAGCGGGCTCACATCCTGCGCGGCCTGGTCAAGGCGCTCGACGCGCTCGACGAGGTCATCGCGCTGATCCGGCGGTCGGCCAACACCGACACCGCGCGCACCGGCCTGATGCAGCTACTCGAGATCGACGAGGTCCAGGCCACCGCCATCCTCGACATGCAGCTGCGGCGCCTCTCCGCGCTGGAGCGGCAGAAGATCGTCGACGATCTGGCCAAGATCGAGAGCGAAATCGCCGACTACAAGGACATTCTCGAGAAGCCGGAGCGGCAGCGCGCCATCGTGCGCGACGAGCTGGCCGAGATCGTCGAGAAGTACGGCGACGAGCGGCGCACCCGCATCATCGCCGCCGACGGCGACGTGGCCGACGAGGATCTGATCGCCCGCGAGGACGTGGTCGTCACCATCACCGAGACCGGTTACGCCAAGCGCACCAAGACCGATCTCTACCGCTCGCAGAAGCGCGGCGGCAAGGGCGTGCAGGGCGCTGGTCTCAAGCAGGACGACATCGTCAAGCACTTCTTCGTCACCTCGACGCACGACTGGCTGCTGTTCTTCACGAACAAGGGCCGGGTCTACCGCGCCAAGGCGTACGAGCTGCCCGAGGCCAACCGGACCGCGCGCGGTCAGCACGTGGCCAACCTGCTGGCCTTCCAGCCGGACGAGAAGATCGCCCAGATCATTCAGATCAAATCCTACGAAGACGCCCCGTATCTGGTGCTGGCCACCAAGAATGGTCTGGTGAAGAAGTCGAGGCTCTCGGACTTCGATTCCAACCGCAGCGGCGGCATCGTCGCGGTGAACCTGCGCGACGAGGACGAACTCGTCGGCGCCGTGCTCTGCTCCGCCGACGACGATCTGCTGCTCGTCTCGGCGCAGGGCCAGTCGATCCGCTTCTCGGCCACCGACGAGGCGCTGCGTCCGATGGGTCGCGCCACCTCCGGCGTGCAGGGCATGCGGTTCAACGCCGAGGACGAACTGTTGTCGCTCAACGTCGTTCGGCCCGAGACGTATCTGCTGGTCGCGACCTCGGGCGGGTACGCGAAGCGCACCGCGATCGAGGAGTACACCGCGCAGGGACGCGGCGGTAAAGGTGTATTGACTATCCAGTTCGACGCTCGGCGTGGCACTCTGGTCGGTGCGCTCATCGTCGACGACGAGGATGAGCTCTACGCGATCACCTCCGGCGGTGGAGTCATCCGGACGGCGGCAAAGCAGGTTCGTAAGGCTGGGCGACAGACCAAGGGCGTGCGATTGATGAACCTCGCCGAGGGCGATACGTTGCTTGCTATCGCGCGCAACGCCGACGAACCCGATCAGGTCGACGGTGGCGACGACACCGGTTCCTCTGAGCAGTAA
- the gyrB gene encoding DNA topoisomerase (ATP-hydrolyzing) subunit B — protein MAAKDSNDSTKATSGKQDYGASSITVLEGLEAVRKRPGMYIGSTGERGLHHLIWEVVDNSVDEAMAGYATRVDVTLLADGGVEVVDDGRGIPTGMHAQGIPTIEVVMTQLHAGGKFDSDAYAVSGGLHGVGISVVNALSSRLEAEVDHDGYHWTQEYKDSKPGKLLQGEATKRTGTTIRFWPDPEIFETTTFNFETVARRLQEMAFLNRGLTITLTDERVSGSEVTDEVVSDTAEAPKHLDENAPVAEEPKVKVRTYHYPGGLEDFVKHINRTKQPIHNSVVGFTGKGTGHELEVAMQWNSGYSESVHTFANTINTHEGGTHEEGFRAALTTVVNKYAKDKKLLKEKDGNLTGDDIREGLAAIVSVKISDPQFEGQTKTKLGNTEVKSFVQRTCNEHLAHWFEANPADAKTIVQKAVSSAQARVAARKARELVRRKSATDLGGLPGKLADCRSKDPSKSEIYIVEGDSAGGSAKSGRDSMYQAILPLRGKIINVEKARIDRVLKNNEVQSIITAFGTGIHDEFDIAKLRYHKIVLMADADVDGQHISTLLLTLLFRFMRPLVEHGHVYLAQPPLYKLKWQRSDPEFAYSDRERDGLLEAGLAAGKKINKDDGVQRYKGLGEMNAKELWETTMDPAVRVLRQVTLDDAAAADELFSVLMGEDVEARRSFITRNAKDVRFLDV, from the coding sequence GTGGCTGCCAAGGACTCCAACGATTCGACCAAGGCGACATCGGGCAAGCAGGACTACGGTGCCTCCTCTATCACCGTCCTCGAGGGACTCGAGGCGGTCCGCAAGCGCCCGGGCATGTACATCGGCTCGACCGGTGAGCGCGGCCTGCACCACCTGATCTGGGAAGTCGTCGACAACTCCGTCGACGAGGCGATGGCGGGCTACGCGACGCGCGTCGATGTCACGCTGCTGGCCGACGGCGGCGTCGAAGTGGTCGACGACGGCCGCGGCATCCCGACCGGCATGCACGCGCAGGGCATCCCCACCATCGAGGTGGTCATGACCCAGCTGCACGCGGGCGGCAAGTTCGACTCCGACGCGTACGCGGTGTCCGGTGGCCTGCACGGCGTCGGCATCTCGGTGGTGAACGCGCTGTCGAGCCGGCTCGAGGCCGAGGTCGACCACGACGGTTACCACTGGACCCAGGAGTACAAGGACTCCAAGCCCGGCAAACTGCTGCAGGGCGAGGCGACCAAGCGCACCGGAACCACCATCCGGTTCTGGCCCGATCCGGAGATCTTCGAGACCACGACCTTCAACTTCGAGACGGTCGCACGGCGTCTGCAGGAGATGGCGTTCCTGAACAGGGGCCTGACCATCACCCTCACCGACGAGCGGGTCTCCGGGAGCGAGGTCACCGACGAGGTCGTCAGCGACACCGCCGAGGCGCCCAAGCACCTCGACGAGAACGCTCCCGTCGCCGAGGAGCCGAAGGTCAAGGTCCGCACCTACCACTACCCGGGCGGGCTCGAGGACTTCGTCAAGCACATCAACCGGACCAAGCAGCCGATCCACAACTCGGTCGTCGGCTTCACCGGCAAGGGCACCGGGCACGAGCTCGAGGTCGCCATGCAGTGGAATTCCGGCTATTCGGAATCTGTCCACACCTTCGCCAACACCATCAACACCCACGAGGGCGGCACCCACGAAGAGGGCTTCCGCGCCGCGCTCACCACGGTGGTGAACAAGTACGCGAAGGACAAGAAGCTGCTCAAGGAGAAGGACGGCAACCTCACCGGTGACGACATCCGCGAGGGTCTCGCCGCCATCGTGAGTGTGAAGATCTCCGACCCGCAGTTCGAGGGCCAGACCAAGACAAAGCTTGGCAACACCGAGGTCAAGTCGTTCGTGCAGCGGACGTGCAACGAGCACCTGGCGCACTGGTTCGAGGCCAACCCGGCCGACGCGAAGACCATCGTGCAGAAGGCCGTCTCCTCGGCGCAGGCGCGCGTCGCGGCCCGTAAGGCGCGCGAGCTGGTGCGCCGGAAGTCCGCCACCGACCTGGGCGGTCTGCCAGGCAAGCTGGCCGACTGCCGTTCCAAGGACCCGAGCAAGTCCGAGATCTACATCGTGGAGGGTGACTCCGCCGGTGGCTCGGCCAAGTCCGGCCGTGACTCGATGTACCAGGCGATCCTCCCGCTGCGCGGCAAGATCATCAACGTCGAGAAGGCGCGCATCGACCGGGTCCTCAAGAACAACGAGGTCCAGTCGATCATCACCGCGTTCGGCACCGGCATCCACGACGAGTTCGACATCGCCAAGCTGCGGTACCACAAGATCGTGCTGATGGCCGATGCCGACGTGGACGGCCAGCACATCTCGACCCTGCTGCTGACGCTGCTGTTCCGCTTCATGCGCCCGCTGGTCGAGCACGGCCACGTCTACCTGGCGCAGCCGCCGCTGTACAAGCTCAAGTGGCAGCGCAGCGATCCGGAGTTCGCCTACTCCGACCGGGAGCGCGACGGCCTGCTCGAGGCCGGTCTCGCCGCGGGCAAGAAGATCAACAAGGACGATGGCGTCCAGCGCTACAAGGGTCTCGGCGAGATGAACGCCAAGGAGCTGTGGGAGACCACGATGGACCCCGCGGTGCGGGTGCTTCGTCAAGTGACGCTCGACGACGCGGCCGCGGCCGACGAGCTGTTCTCCGTTCTGATGGGCGAGGACGTCGAGGCGCGTCGCAGCTTCATCACCCGCAATGCCAAGGACGTTCGCTTCCTCGACGTGTAG